A genomic stretch from Chryseobacterium sp. SNU WT5 includes:
- a CDS encoding SOS response-associated peptidase, which yields MYYYISNNLTKKEIKDSFGVEYNAPDLKGSGFLNGFSFPQTLIIMDENPDEAIPGDWDLKLFWAKNRDIQKMTLNARIGTLTGKPSFKNSVSNRCLVFVTPAAARILSCGHIKGYAIYH from the coding sequence ATGTATTACTATATTTCAAACAACCTTACTAAGAAAGAAATAAAGGATTCCTTTGGTGTTGAGTATAATGCTCCAGACTTAAAAGGATCTGGTTTTCTCAATGGCTTCTCTTTTCCCCAAACACTAATCATTATGGATGAAAATCCTGATGAAGCAATACCGGGAGATTGGGATCTAAAACTTTTTTGGGCTAAGAACAGAGATATTCAGAAGATGACTTTGAATGCGAGAATTGGTACTCTGACTGGAAAACCCAGTTTTAAAAACTCAGTCTCTAATAGATGTTTAGTTTTTGTAACCCCCGCTGCCGCGCGAATCCTTTCGTGTGGTCATATAAAAGGGTATGCCATTTATCATTAA